In Bacillus weihaiensis, the genomic stretch TACTAGTACCAAATAGTAATGTTGTTGCATTAGTGAAACCACAGTTTGAAGCTGGACGTGAATTAGTAGGTAAAAAAGGGATTGTACGCGATCCAAAGGTCCATGAATATGTGCTAAAAGAAATGATGGCATTTGTTTTAAATGAAGGCTACCATATTGAAAATCTATCCTACTCTCCTATCACAGGTGGAGATGGTAATATTGAATTTCTTTTACATTTGTATTGGGACAAGCAAACGGAACAAGGTGAAAACCGATGTGAGAGAACGTTTGAAGAAATTGTAAATGAGGCGCATTCGCAACTAAAAGAAAACAAGCTAAAACAAAAGCAGGAATAATAGCATTTGCTATTTTCCTGTTTTTTGTTTTCTCTATTAGTACTGTTAGACTAAAAGTAGTGATTTTCCATGAATTCATTCTATCTGAAAAAACAACCGTGAACTAATGTTAAAAAGATTATCTCTATTATCATGCCTACTAATACTTTTTAGAGTATGACTTAACCTTTCTTAGAGCGTACTATTACATAATATTAAATGTACCAAATAACGAGAAATAAAATGTAAATAGGTAATTTACATAATTCATCATAATTATACAAATAATTAAATAAGAATTTTCTGTATATTTATACGAGTTGAATTACAGTATGTAATGAATTATGCAAGATTTGAAGGAGATATTAACTTAAACTGTACATTTATAAGGTTTTCGTATAAGATAAAAGGTATAAACATACAAAGTGAGTACGGCAGAATAGGAATGTAAAAGGGGTGTTTTCAAATGAATAAAGGCCAAAGACATATAAAAATTAGAGAGATAATTACAAATAATGACATAGAAACACAAGATGAATTAGTTGATTTATTAAAGAACATGGGGTTTAATGTTACACAGGCAACGGTTTCAAGGGATATTAAAGAGTTGCACTTAGTGAAAGTCCCTATGATAGATGGTCGTTATAAATATAGCTTACCTGCAGATCAACGTTTTAACCCTTTACAAAAGCTTAAACGTGCTTTGATGGATGCGTTTGTTAAAATTGATTCAGCGGGTCATATGCTTGTTATGAAAACGTTACCTGGTAATGCCAATGCCATTGGAGCGCTTATTGATAATTTAGATTGGGATGAAGTGTTAGGTACTATTTGTGGGGACGATACGATATTAATTATTTGTCGCACAAATGATGACACATCAAGCATTTCACAACGTTTTCTAGACATGCTTTAAGGTAATATAAATAAAAGGATGGGTTTGCAATGTATCGATTCTTTTTTCACTTTTTTATGGAGGGATAAGACTCCTGATTAGAAATATGGGAGTGCAAGAGATACACGAGAAGGTTTCCGGATAAGCCTCTAGAAAGTGTATTCGATATAACAACCACCTTTATAGAACCAAAGAGAAAAGCTATGGCGTTTTATTTGTAAGAAAGTTAAGGTAATTGCATGTTTAAATTAGATAGTGGACTAAATAAGATAAGAGGTGTGATTCTGTTTGCTAGCGGAATTATCAATTAAAAATTTTGCCATCATTGAAGCTTTAACCGTTTCATTTGAAAAGGGATTAACTGTATTAACTGGAGAAACAGGTGCAGGGAAGTCAATAATCATTGATGCAATACATTTATTAGCAGGAGCAAGAGGTTCATCTGAATTTGTTCGGTATGGGGAAAAACGAGCAGAGTTAGAGGGTCTTTTTCTAATAGAGGATGATAACCATCCTGTCTATCAAAAATGTGAAGATTTTGGGATTGACGTAAGTGATGGAATGATTATTTTAAGACGAGACTTATCGTCTTCTGGTAAGAGTATTTGTAGAATTAATGGAAAATTAGTCACAATAGCCATTTTACGTGAAGTTGGTCAATATTTAGTAGATATTCACGGACAACATGATAATCAAGAGTTGATGAACGAGGAAAACCATATCCATTTATTGGATCAATACGGTGGGAAGAAAACCAAACATGCCTTAGAAGACTATCTTGAAGTGTTTGGTCGGTATGAGACTCTTCAGAGGAAAATTAATAAATTAACTGAGAATGAACAAGAAATGGCTCACCGCTTAGATTTATTGCAGTTTCAACTAGATGAAATAGAGAGTGCAGATCTACAGCCCCGAGAAGATGAAATTCTACAGGAAGAAAAAAATCAAATTTCAAATTATGAAAGAATCTTTGATTCCTTACAAAATGGCTACAATGCTCTTCATGGTGAACATAAAGGATTAGATTGGGTCGGACATGCTATGAGTAATATAGAGAATGTAGGAAATCTTAATCATACATTAAAGGAATTGTCTGAGGCGATATCTAACGTCTATTATTTACTTGAAGATGTGTCTTATCAAGTTAGAAATGAACTAGAATCATTAGAGTTTGATCCGGCAAGATTGAATTTCTTGGAAAGTCGTTTGAACGAAATTAACCATCTTAAGAGAAAATATGGACAATCAGTCGATGAAGTATTAGCCTATTCAGCAAAAATTGAAGAAGAAATTGATACTATTCAAAACAAAGACAGTCATTTGCATAATCTCCAAAAAGAATTAGACTCTATTCTTAAAGATTTAGCAGTTGAGGCCAAAAATGTAACAAGTATACGTAAAAGCTTTGCAGAAGTTCTAACAAAAGAAATACACAAGGAACTAAAAGAGCTTTATATGGAAAAGACTAGATTTGATGTTCAATTTAACATAAAACAAAAATCAGTAAATGAAACAAAGTACACGGCAAGTGGCATTGATGAAGTAGAGTTTTTTATTTCAACAAACCCTGGTGAGCCCTTAAAATCATTGAGTAAAACAGCTTCTGGTGGAGAGCTGTCTAGAATTATGCTTGCAATGAAAAGTATCTTCTCGCAACATCAAGGGATAACGTCCATTATATTTGATGAAGTGGATACTGGAGTAAGTGGACGAGTTGCCCAAGCTATAGCGGAGAAAATTTATCGAGTTTCAAATGGATCACAAGTACTTTGTATTACTCATCTACCTCAAGTCGCTGCGATGGCAGACACGCATCTTTATATCGCAAAGGAAACCAGGTCAGGTAGAACAAAGACTTCTGTCAAACCTTTAGGTGAGAATGAAAAAATTAGAGAAATTGGACGGATGATTGCTGGTGTTGAAGTAACAGAGCTTACAAAAGAACATGCTAAAGA encodes the following:
- the recN gene encoding DNA repair protein RecN gives rise to the protein MLAELSIKNFAIIEALTVSFEKGLTVLTGETGAGKSIIIDAIHLLAGARGSSEFVRYGEKRAELEGLFLIEDDNHPVYQKCEDFGIDVSDGMIILRRDLSSSGKSICRINGKLVTIAILREVGQYLVDIHGQHDNQELMNEENHIHLLDQYGGKKTKHALEDYLEVFGRYETLQRKINKLTENEQEMAHRLDLLQFQLDEIESADLQPREDEILQEEKNQISNYERIFDSLQNGYNALHGEHKGLDWVGHAMSNIENVGNLNHTLKELSEAISNVYYLLEDVSYQVRNELESLEFDPARLNFLESRLNEINHLKRKYGQSVDEVLAYSAKIEEEIDTIQNKDSHLHNLQKELDSILKDLAVEAKNVTSIRKSFAEVLTKEIHKELKELYMEKTRFDVQFNIKQKSVNETKYTASGIDEVEFFISTNPGEPLKSLSKTASGGELSRIMLAMKSIFSQHQGITSIIFDEVDTGVSGRVAQAIAEKIYRVSNGSQVLCITHLPQVAAMADTHLYIAKETRSGRTKTSVKPLGENEKIREIGRMIAGVEVTELTKEHAKELLALAHTSKS
- the ahrC gene encoding transcriptional regulator AhrC/ArgR, producing the protein MNKGQRHIKIREIITNNDIETQDELVDLLKNMGFNVTQATVSRDIKELHLVKVPMIDGRYKYSLPADQRFNPLQKLKRALMDAFVKIDSAGHMLVMKTLPGNANAIGALIDNLDWDEVLGTICGDDTILIICRTNDDTSSISQRFLDML